A single genomic interval of Thermoanaerobacterium sp. PSU-2 harbors:
- a CDS encoding helix-turn-helix domain-containing protein, translated as MIKALTVSQAVEFLNNNISEEYLYQLVREKRIPHVKLGRKILFDEAKLEEWWQEEIEKSTRGIRKIAE; from the coding sequence ATGATAAAAGCCTTAACAGTATCTCAAGCAGTAGAATTTCTAAACAACAACATATCAGAAGAATATTTATATCAATTGGTGCGTGAAAAAAGAATACCTCATGTAAAACTTGGTAGAAAAATACTCTTTGATGAAGCCAAACTTGAAGAATGGTGGCAGGAAGAGATTGAGAAATCCACACGTGGCATCAGGAAAATAGCAGAATAA
- a CDS encoding response regulator transcription factor — protein sequence MPELIYIVDDDKNIRDLMVKYVEKEGYTVKSFENAESVLDNFEKDKPDMLILDIMMPGMDGYELCREIRKKSDVPIIIVSARDEDLDKILGLELGSDDYIAKPFSPRELIARMKSVFRRVKTPKRNDEIRIKDIVIVPDERKVIYNGEEIGFTSMEFELIQFLAKNANKAFTREQLLEKVWKYDSFTETRAVDDMVKRIRKKLQSYGCEFNISTIWGYGYKVES from the coding sequence ATGCCAGAACTTATATATATAGTAGACGATGACAAGAATATAAGAGATCTCATGGTTAAGTACGTCGAAAAGGAAGGGTATACTGTCAAATCATTTGAAAATGCTGAATCGGTTTTAGATAATTTTGAAAAAGACAAACCTGACATGCTTATATTGGACATAATGATGCCAGGCATGGATGGATATGAGCTTTGTAGAGAAATAAGGAAGAAAAGCGATGTACCGATAATAATCGTTTCAGCGAGAGATGAAGATTTGGATAAAATATTGGGATTGGAGTTAGGCTCAGATGATTACATCGCAAAGCCATTTTCACCGCGAGAGCTTATAGCGAGGATGAAATCTGTATTTAGAAGGGTTAAAACGCCTAAGAGAAACGATGAGATAAGGATAAAGGATATCGTCATAGTGCCTGATGAGAGAAAAGTAATATACAATGGCGAAGAAATAGGATTTACTTCTATGGAATTTGAGCTTATACAATTTTTGGCCAAAAATGCAAATAAAGCTTTCACGAGAGAACAGCTTTTAGAGAAGGTGTGGAAGTACGACTCTTTCACTGAGACGAGGGCTGTAGATGACATGGTGAAACGGATAAGGAAAAAACTGCAAAGCTACGGGTGCGAATTTAACATATCGACCATTTGGGGATATGGGTATAAGGTGGAATCGTAA
- a CDS encoding adenylosuccinate synthase — MSTLVIVGSQWGDEGKGKITDYLAEKADVVVRYQGGNNAGHTVLKDGVEYKLHLIPSGILYPDKICIIGNGVVLNPGSLISEMNELKSQGVDVKNLKISDRAHIVLPYHIKLDELEEASKGDNDIGTTKRGIGPCYMDKSERIGIRACDLVDQEVLREKLMINVKKKNEIFKKIYGVSEMSFEEIYEEYLEYAKILKPYIVDTTSLLYDLIKEGKKVLFEGAQGTLLDIDLGTYPYVTASHPISGGVTVGAGVGPTMIDDVVGVVKAYTTRVGKGPFPTELLDEEGDLLREKGHEYGTTTGRPRRCGWLDIVIVNYAVRLSGIRSFALTKLDTLTGFEKIKICVGYKLNGRIINTFPASLKDLAICEPVYEELDGWTEDITNVERFEDLPQNAKKYVERIEELTGINASIISVGPGREKTIIREELMK; from the coding sequence ATGTCAACGCTTGTAATAGTAGGTTCGCAGTGGGGAGACGAAGGAAAAGGAAAGATAACAGACTATTTGGCTGAAAAGGCTGATGTGGTTGTAAGATATCAAGGCGGAAACAATGCAGGGCACACAGTTTTAAAAGATGGTGTTGAGTATAAACTTCACTTAATACCGTCCGGCATCTTGTACCCTGACAAGATATGCATTATAGGAAATGGCGTCGTTTTAAACCCTGGTTCTTTGATTTCTGAGATGAATGAGTTGAAAAGTCAAGGAGTAGATGTGAAAAATCTCAAAATCAGTGACAGAGCCCATATAGTCCTTCCGTACCACATTAAACTTGATGAATTAGAAGAAGCTTCAAAAGGCGATAACGACATTGGCACAACAAAAAGAGGAATTGGACCATGTTACATGGATAAATCGGAGAGAATAGGGATAAGGGCTTGTGACCTTGTAGATCAAGAAGTGTTAAGAGAAAAATTGATGATAAATGTCAAGAAGAAAAATGAGATATTCAAAAAGATATACGGTGTTTCTGAAATGAGCTTCGAAGAAATATACGAAGAATACCTTGAATATGCAAAGATACTTAAACCGTACATCGTAGATACGACTTCACTATTGTACGATTTAATAAAAGAAGGGAAAAAAGTATTGTTTGAAGGTGCACAAGGAACGCTTCTCGATATAGATTTAGGAACATATCCTTATGTTACAGCATCACACCCAATATCTGGTGGAGTAACAGTTGGAGCAGGAGTTGGTCCAACAATGATAGATGATGTAGTAGGCGTTGTGAAAGCATATACTACAAGGGTTGGAAAAGGACCATTTCCAACAGAGCTTTTGGATGAGGAAGGCGATCTTCTAAGAGAAAAAGGGCATGAGTATGGCACGACGACGGGAAGACCGAGAAGATGCGGATGGCTTGACATTGTCATAGTAAATTATGCCGTAAGGCTTTCTGGCATAAGGTCATTTGCCCTTACTAAGCTTGATACTCTCACTGGATTTGAAAAGATAAAGATATGCGTAGGATATAAGTTAAATGGAAGGATAATAAACACATTTCCAGCCAGCCTGAAAGATTTAGCTATTTGTGAGCCTGTATACGAAGAATTGGACGGATGGACTGAAGACATCACAAATGTAGAAAGATTTGAGGACTTGCCTCAAAACGCAAAGAAATATGTAGAAAGAATAGAAGAACTGACAGGGATAAATGCTTCTATAATATCTGTAGGACCCGGCAGGGAGAAGACAATAATAAGAGAAGAACTGATGAAATAA
- a CDS encoding XapX domain-containing protein: MKASILALFTGFLVGVIFSFLKLPLPAPNVLPGIAGIVGIYLGGQLFVYLMRLLGR; encoded by the coding sequence TTGAAAGCGTCGATTTTAGCATTATTTACGGGTTTTTTGGTAGGCGTGATTTTTTCATTTTTAAAGCTGCCATTGCCTGCGCCAAACGTTCTTCCAGGTATTGCAGGAATCGTAGGCATATACTTAGGCGGCCAGTTGTTTGTCTATCTGATGAGGCTTTTAGGCAGGTAG
- a CDS encoding ImmA/IrrE family metallo-endopeptidase, translating into MPEIVHNPLIKALIDGNICFSELMTAYGIVIKYADLSSNLYGFVYADPSDTYLLVINNNLNFETQQKVFLHEINHIIFDMPKKSYFIGLDMQHSDFELNADKLAEEIIKDCI; encoded by the coding sequence TTGCCTGAAATTGTACATAACCCTCTTATTAAAGCTTTAATAGATGGTAACATTTGTTTTTCTGAATTAATGACTGCATATGGAATTGTAATCAAATATGCTGATTTAAGCAGTAACCTATATGGCTTTGTGTATGCAGATCCGTCTGACACATATTTATTAGTCATAAACAATAACCTAAATTTTGAAACGCAGCAAAAGGTATTTCTACATGAAATAAATCACATCATCTTTGATATGCCGAAAAAGTCCTATTTTATAGGATTGGATATGCAACATTCAGATTTTGAATTAAATGCGGACAAGCTTGCTGAAGAAATAATAAAAGATTGTATATAG
- a CDS encoding helix-turn-helix transcriptional regulator, protein MKVDLKKIKKLRKDKKISQKELAKKLGYKSGTGYHYIETGKRNIKAETLAKIAQILNVSVEELYDNEPSIKNQSA, encoded by the coding sequence ATGAAGGTTGACTTAAAAAAAATAAAAAAACTACGCAAAGACAAAAAAATATCTCAAAAAGAATTAGCTAAAAAATTGGGCTATAAAAGTGGAACCGGATACCATTATATAGAAACCGGCAAAAGAAATATCAAAGCAGAAACATTAGCTAAAATAGCACAAATCTTAAATGTATCGGTAGAAGAATTATACGATAATGAACCATCAATAAAAAATCAATCCGCATAG
- a CDS encoding helix-turn-helix transcriptional regulator, with the protein MLLGERIRQARLLKKLTQKQLAELLNVTDATINRYEKGLRSPDPEMLKAIADILDVSVDYLLGHTDIKNPAEKITKALEDDPELLEFWEDISSREDLKIMFKQAKDLSPQDIKTIIALIRRFKNEQAATQL; encoded by the coding sequence ATGCTATTAGGTGAGAGAATAAGGCAGGCTCGTCTGCTTAAAAAATTAACTCAAAAACAATTAGCTGAATTGTTGAATGTAACTGATGCTACAATAAATCGATATGAGAAAGGCTTAAGAAGTCCTGACCCAGAAATGCTAAAAGCTATAGCTGACATTTTAGATGTTTCTGTTGATTATCTTCTTGGTCATACCGACATTAAAAATCCAGCTGAAAAAATCACAAAAGCGTTAGAGGACGATCCAGAGCTTTTGGAATTTTGGGAAGACATTAGTTCAAGAGAAGACCTCAAAATAATGTTTAAACAGGCAAAAGATTTGTCACCTCAAGACATAAAAACAATAATAGCATTAATAAGACGGTTTAAAAATGAACAAGCAGCAACACAACTATAA
- a CDS encoding tyrosine-type recombinase/integrase: MPGSIQKRGNNKYLLTVSTGFDLFGKRIRHTKTITANSDAEAEKQLALFYAEVMKGDIRNDRNITLGKYIEYWIKTKGKKLARKTISEYKKLAKRINEALGHIRLSKLKPRHLQEFYDLLREPDARLDGKEGPLSENAISHYHRFLHAVLETAVKVDKLIPENPAKEVQDPPTPGRPRPKYYDEEQTAKLLEALEGVTGRFFKYKVFIILTLFLGARRGEILGLEWKDIDWDKGIIHIQRDSEYTESDGIYVDDTKNETSIRDVSVPQEILDLLREYKAWQNKQRLKKGDKWIDTDRLFTQHDGKPMHPDTVSSWFSDFVKENNLPPITVHGLRHTNASIMIANNIDIITVAGRLGHADKATTARIYAHMLKSSDRKATERLADTLLRQKK, from the coding sequence ATGCCCGGAAGTATTCAAAAGAGAGGAAACAATAAATACTTATTAACAGTATCCACAGGCTTTGACTTATTTGGCAAACGTATAAGACATACAAAAACAATTACAGCGAATAGTGATGCAGAAGCAGAAAAGCAACTTGCATTATTCTATGCCGAAGTAATGAAAGGAGATATTAGAAACGACAGAAATATAACACTCGGCAAATATATCGAGTATTGGATCAAAACAAAAGGAAAAAAATTAGCACGCAAAACAATAAGCGAATATAAGAAGTTAGCAAAAAGAATAAACGAAGCATTAGGACATATTAGATTATCGAAGTTAAAACCGAGACACTTGCAGGAATTTTATGATCTGCTAAGAGAACCAGATGCTCGATTAGATGGCAAAGAAGGGCCTTTATCAGAAAATGCAATATCACATTATCACAGATTTTTGCACGCTGTTTTAGAAACTGCTGTTAAAGTAGACAAGCTTATTCCTGAAAATCCTGCTAAAGAAGTGCAAGACCCACCTACACCGGGCAGACCAAGACCGAAGTATTATGACGAGGAACAAACTGCAAAGCTATTAGAAGCCTTAGAAGGCGTTACAGGACGCTTTTTTAAGTACAAGGTATTTATTATATTAACCCTCTTTTTAGGTGCTCGCAGAGGCGAAATTCTCGGTCTTGAATGGAAAGATATAGATTGGGATAAAGGTATAATACATATCCAACGTGACAGCGAATATACCGAATCCGACGGTATCTATGTAGATGACACAAAAAATGAAACTTCTATAAGAGATGTTTCTGTGCCACAAGAAATATTGGATCTGCTAAGAGAATATAAAGCATGGCAAAATAAACAAAGGCTTAAAAAAGGCGACAAGTGGATTGATACAGACAGGCTATTTACACAACATGACGGGAAGCCAATGCACCCCGACACAGTTAGTAGCTGGTTTTCTGACTTCGTAAAAGAAAATAACTTACCACCTATCACAGTACACGGTTTGAGACATACTAACGCAAGCATAATGATAGCAAACAATATAGATATAATAACAGTCGCCGGGAGGTTAGGACATGCAGACAAAGCCACAACAGCTCGGATTTATGCACACATGCTAAAAAGCTCTGATAGGAAGGCAACAGAAAGACTTGCTGACACTTTGTTGAGACAAAAAAAATAA
- a CDS encoding phage antirepressor N-terminal domain-containing protein, whose translation MNELQIKEVDFQGDKLLAVKDNKTNKIYVAVNHICNALGLDARIQRDKLKEHMTLSKGCTLWGIPSNGGIQESYVIELDYLPLWLASINPAKVSPAIQNKLVEYQLKAKDVLAQAFLGTQQLMSIEDLIILQAQSVKELKEKVQTLEYRIQNLDATNIEGDLQQRLNKLVRKYAFKAGIMHNIAWEHFKQAYNTAYRTNLELLMNNYKEREGIKKLTLPQYLAVTGHLEDAIRVADKMLNDIKTA comes from the coding sequence ATGAATGAATTGCAAATAAAAGAAGTTGACTTTCAAGGCGATAAGTTACTTGCAGTAAAAGATAATAAAACAAACAAAATCTATGTTGCAGTCAATCACATTTGTAACGCATTAGGGTTGGATGCACGTATACAAAGAGACAAACTCAAAGAACATATGACACTTTCAAAGGGGTGTACCTTATGGGGCATACCTTCTAATGGCGGTATACAGGAATCATACGTAATTGAATTAGACTACTTACCGCTTTGGCTAGCCTCTATAAACCCTGCAAAAGTTAGCCCTGCAATTCAAAATAAGCTCGTCGAATATCAGCTTAAAGCCAAAGACGTGCTTGCACAGGCATTTTTAGGAACACAACAACTTATGAGCATTGAAGATTTAATAATTCTTCAAGCCCAATCAGTAAAAGAACTCAAGGAAAAAGTTCAGACACTTGAGTATAGAATACAAAATCTTGATGCAACAAACATTGAAGGAGATCTACAGCAAAGATTAAATAAACTCGTCAGAAAATACGCTTTTAAGGCAGGTATAATGCACAATATCGCATGGGAACATTTCAAACAAGCGTATAACACAGCATATAGGACAAATCTTGAATTGCTTATGAATAATTACAAAGAACGTGAAGGAATAAAGAAATTGACTTTACCGCAATATCTTGCAGTCACAGGACATCTCGAAGACGCAATCAGAGTGGCTGACAAGATGCTAAACGATATAAAAACAGCATAA
- a CDS encoding threonine/serine exporter family protein produces the protein MNHEDLLKFAVIAGKTILENGGETYRSEDTIERMLNNKVERVETFVTPTGIFASIENNGKIETTITRVKQRDSDLNKVALVNDLSRRFSKESLDTLDFSKYADELIKIRSKGKYSFLLRVFFAGVAAASSGMLLGSTIRDFIPTFITATILQCIVTYFEGLRLSTFIINIIGSAFAALLGLAFSHFAIGTLNGIIIGSIVTLLPGVAITNAVRDAIWGDLISAVSRGVEAGMSAISIAAGVGFVLNIWYVIGGKL, from the coding sequence TTGAACCATGAAGATCTCCTAAAATTCGCCGTAATAGCCGGAAAAACAATACTTGAAAACGGCGGTGAAACGTATAGAAGTGAAGATACCATAGAAAGGATGCTTAATAATAAAGTTGAGAGAGTGGAGACATTTGTAACACCTACTGGAATCTTTGCTTCTATTGAAAACAACGGAAAAATAGAGACGACGATAACTAGAGTCAAGCAGAGGGATAGCGACTTAAACAAAGTAGCTCTTGTCAACGATTTGTCCAGAAGATTCAGCAAAGAAAGTTTAGATACGCTTGACTTTTCAAAATACGCAGATGAACTTATAAAAATTAGGTCAAAAGGCAAATACAGCTTTTTATTGAGAGTTTTCTTTGCAGGCGTTGCTGCAGCATCATCTGGCATGCTTTTAGGCAGTACCATAAGAGATTTCATTCCTACGTTCATAACAGCTACAATACTGCAGTGTATTGTAACGTATTTTGAAGGGCTGCGCCTTTCTACATTCATAATAAACATCATAGGCAGTGCATTTGCAGCATTATTAGGCTTAGCCTTTTCTCACTTCGCAATAGGCACTTTAAACGGCATAATAATAGGATCAATTGTCACATTGCTGCCGGGAGTGGCCATAACGAATGCAGTCAGAGATGCTATATGGGGTGACTTGATTTCAGCCGTATCAAGAGGCGTTGAAGCCGGAATGTCTGCCATAAGTATAGCTGCTGGAGTAGGATTCGTTCTAAATATTTGGTACGTGATTGGAGGCAAATTATGA
- a CDS encoding NAD(P)/FAD-dependent oxidoreductase → MKSYDVIIVGGGPAGLFASLELVKENSGLNILLLEKGRDIRGRLCPISQYGSKCANCKPCSITCGIGGAGAFSDGKLTLTSDYGGVLDEYIPKGELNELIKYVDDIYVNFGGTKEVHGTDKAKIREIEKRAAAADLKLIPAVIKHLGTEKCYDIIKNIEDYLMDKIEIKTKKMVKEILTDGGKACGVVTEDGEKYYSKYVVVVPGREGADWFKKESERLSLETKNNAVDVGVRVEIPAVVMEDITDVVYESKFIYYSKSFDDRVRTFCMNPYGKVVVENNDGLKTVNGHSYKDIKTDNTNFAILVSKEFTEPFKEPIAYGKYIASLANMLGDGVIVQRLGDLLSGRRSTPERLKRGLVEPTLKDATPGDLSLVLPYRFLQSIVEMLKALDKVSPGIYSKHTLLYGVEVKFYSSRVKLTNKFETQIENLFAAGDGAGITRGLAQASVSGIVVAREILNRVK, encoded by the coding sequence ATGAAATCATACGATGTAATAATAGTCGGTGGTGGTCCGGCAGGACTTTTTGCATCCCTGGAATTGGTGAAGGAAAATAGTGGACTTAACATATTGCTTTTGGAAAAGGGAAGAGACATAAGAGGTAGACTTTGCCCTATAAGCCAGTATGGCTCAAAGTGTGCCAACTGCAAACCGTGCTCTATAACTTGTGGCATAGGTGGTGCAGGTGCATTTAGCGATGGAAAGCTTACTTTGACATCTGATTATGGTGGAGTATTGGACGAGTATATACCAAAAGGTGAGCTAAATGAGCTTATAAAGTATGTAGATGATATTTACGTAAACTTTGGTGGAACGAAAGAAGTCCATGGCACTGATAAAGCAAAAATAAGGGAGATAGAGAAAAGAGCTGCTGCGGCAGACTTGAAGTTAATCCCTGCCGTCATAAAGCATTTAGGGACTGAAAAGTGCTATGACATAATAAAAAATATTGAAGATTACTTGATGGATAAAATAGAGATAAAGACTAAAAAGATGGTTAAAGAGATATTGACAGACGGTGGCAAGGCGTGTGGAGTCGTCACAGAGGATGGTGAGAAGTACTACTCAAAGTATGTGGTAGTAGTGCCTGGCAGAGAAGGAGCAGACTGGTTTAAAAAGGAATCTGAAAGATTGTCGCTGGAGACTAAAAACAATGCGGTTGATGTTGGCGTAAGAGTAGAGATTCCTGCTGTTGTGATGGAGGATATAACCGATGTCGTCTACGAGTCAAAGTTTATATACTACTCCAAATCATTTGATGACAGGGTCAGGACGTTTTGCATGAATCCATATGGAAAAGTAGTAGTAGAAAACAACGATGGTCTAAAAACTGTAAATGGACACAGCTATAAAGACATAAAGACAGACAATACAAACTTTGCAATACTTGTAAGCAAGGAATTTACGGAACCTTTTAAAGAACCTATAGCTTACGGGAAGTATATCGCATCGCTTGCAAATATGTTGGGAGATGGCGTCATCGTACAAAGGCTTGGAGATCTTTTGTCTGGGAGAAGATCTACTCCAGAAAGGCTTAAAAGAGGTCTTGTAGAGCCTACGTTAAAAGATGCTACACCTGGAGATCTAAGTCTCGTGCTGCCGTACAGATTTCTCCAGTCTATAGTTGAAATGCTTAAAGCTCTTGACAAAGTATCGCCAGGAATATATTCGAAGCATACGCTTTTATACGGTGTTGAGGTTAAGTTTTATTCTTCGAGAGTGAAACTTACAAATAAATTTGAGACCCAGATAGAAAATCTGTTTGCTGCCGGTGATGGTGCAGGCATCACGAGAGGACTTGCACAAGCGTCTGTATCAGGCATCGTTGTGGCAAGGGAAATTTTAAATAGAGTAAAGTAA
- a CDS encoding threonine/serine exporter family protein, with amino-acid sequence MIQQIFFGFLATAGFAFLFNVPLDAIVVSGLSGAVGWAGYLLVMKIYPSTIAATFIASLFIGIMGEIFAQKKKYPTTIFVIPGIIPLVPGAYSYKTVLAIIQGNNKQAFDLGLQTIGIALAIAAGLMFVISFARIMRR; translated from the coding sequence ATGATACAGCAGATTTTCTTTGGATTTTTAGCAACAGCAGGATTTGCATTTTTATTCAATGTGCCGCTTGATGCCATTGTTGTATCGGGACTTTCAGGTGCAGTGGGATGGGCAGGTTACCTGCTTGTCATGAAGATATACCCTTCAACCATCGCTGCTACATTTATAGCATCGCTTTTTATAGGCATAATGGGGGAAATATTCGCTCAGAAGAAAAAGTACCCCACCACCATATTTGTCATTCCAGGCATAATACCTCTTGTTCCTGGTGCGTATTCTTATAAGACTGTCCTTGCCATAATTCAGGGCAATAATAAACAGGCCTTTGATTTAGGCCTGCAAACCATCGGCATCGCTTTGGCAATAGCCGCCGGACTTATGTTTGTGATCTCATTTGCCAGGATTATGAGACGGTGA
- a CDS encoding HAMP domain-containing sensor histidine kinase gives MSIRFKLIISYMVLVFISFSIIGVFFNLMIRDFLINEARQNLIRQGSVIQRLYNGRISTPEALQSIRYMPKFWVGGRILDGDLIVVDLNGDIVYSSRQNPFGGGNRIEYAILDKITKEGSYNSIKIGNTDVVAAVFPIISNLNGKVIGSIVMYTLVKGIKIASLQIVGVLLKGILLSGIVSLIIGYFLSRSISAPIAKLTEVVEKIKDKKFGEKVNIKSDGEIKLLADAFNEMSVELRNYYTSQRRFLQNASHELKTPLMSIQGYAEGIKDGVIEKDDIPKSLDIIIDESKRLRDIVNDLMYLTKIETHQEGIKKHKEYLKDIFEECIEKIMPQLNKKNIKISLTGDDANVKCDRTKLMQSFMNILSNGVRYAKTSIDIEIKNIKDYVEVKIKNDGRKFTEEELKNMFERFYKGDEGETGLGLAITKAIIEWHDGTIEAFNTDSGVCFLIKLNAV, from the coding sequence ATGTCTATCAGGTTTAAACTTATAATTTCATATATGGTGCTGGTATTCATTTCTTTCTCTATAATAGGTGTATTTTTCAATTTGATGATAAGGGATTTTTTGATAAATGAAGCCAGGCAAAACCTCATAAGGCAAGGATCTGTCATTCAGCGACTTTACAATGGAAGGATAAGCACTCCAGAGGCGCTGCAATCCATAAGGTACATGCCTAAGTTTTGGGTGGGAGGAAGGATTTTGGATGGCGACCTTATAGTTGTGGATTTAAACGGCGATATCGTGTATTCATCAAGGCAAAATCCATTTGGCGGAGGGAATAGGATAGAATACGCAATACTTGACAAAATAACAAAAGAAGGCTCTTACAACAGCATAAAGATTGGAAACACAGATGTGGTAGCTGCAGTCTTTCCAATAATAAGCAACTTAAACGGAAAAGTCATCGGCTCTATCGTCATGTACACGCTTGTAAAAGGCATAAAGATAGCATCCCTTCAGATAGTAGGCGTCTTGCTAAAAGGTATTTTGCTTTCTGGCATTGTATCATTGATAATAGGTTACTTTCTTTCCAGGTCGATCTCTGCCCCCATCGCAAAGCTTACAGAAGTGGTGGAGAAAATAAAGGATAAGAAGTTCGGAGAGAAGGTAAACATAAAGTCAGATGGAGAGATAAAACTTTTGGCAGATGCCTTTAATGAGATGTCTGTGGAGCTTAGGAATTATTACACATCACAGAGGCGGTTTTTGCAAAATGCCTCCCATGAGCTAAAGACCCCGCTTATGTCTATACAAGGATATGCAGAAGGCATAAAAGACGGCGTCATAGAAAAAGACGATATACCAAAATCTCTTGACATAATCATAGATGAAAGCAAAAGGTTGAGAGATATAGTAAACGACTTGATGTACCTTACAAAAATCGAAACACATCAAGAAGGCATAAAAAAGCACAAGGAGTATTTAAAGGATATTTTTGAGGAATGCATAGAAAAGATAATGCCTCAGCTAAACAAGAAAAACATAAAAATAAGCTTAACTGGAGACGATGCAAACGTAAAATGCGACAGAACAAAGCTTATGCAATCTTTTATGAACATATTAAGCAATGGCGTAAGGTATGCAAAGACGTCTATTGATATAGAAATTAAGAATATAAAGGATTATGTAGAGGTAAAGATAAAAAACGACGGAAGGAAATTTACTGAAGAAGAGCTTAAAAACATGTTTGAGAGATTTTATAAAGGCGATGAAGGCGAGACAGGCTTAGGACTGGCTATAACTAAAGCAATAATCGAATGGCATGACGGTACAATAGAAGCATTTAATACAGATAGTGGCGTATGCTTTTTGATAAAACTAAATGCTGTGTAG
- a CDS encoding HAMP domain-containing methyl-accepting chemotaxis protein — protein MRSVFWRLMLSFIVVALIPLAGTYHYVLDDKSAGVFIFVAAASFLLSILFSIYISFTITKPIARLKEGFKKLSDGNFNANVAKGRNDEIGSLIESYNQMVDKVKGIIKNVTEFAKSAEATVSKFTESIEEANNTFTQIAKAVEEIAQGSSEQAKDASNAAEMAQKMGQNIDESANYFKAVEESTNNANRVSQNGIETINSLKEKTAETKNSIDSVVTEINELQSNSRQIEKIIEVITGISDQTNLLALNAAIEAARAGEAGKGFAVVAEEVRNLAEQSREAAAEIAKIISTIKQKTDATVQQASAVKEIADEQSNQVETTAQAFNEIKSSIDTITKNTRVLNDAVAGLTEYKNEIISSIENISAVSEETAASTEEVSASTEEQSKFIQDIKDNLEGLLVTVRELDKELSKITVS, from the coding sequence ATGAGAAGTGTATTTTGGAGACTGATGCTTTCATTTATAGTTGTAGCCCTTATTCCTCTTGCAGGAACATATCACTACGTATTGGATGACAAAAGTGCCGGTGTGTTTATTTTTGTAGCTGCAGCGTCGTTTTTATTATCAATATTATTTTCAATATACATATCTTTTACGATTACAAAGCCTATAGCAAGGCTTAAAGAAGGATTTAAGAAGCTTTCAGATGGCAATTTCAATGCCAATGTTGCAAAAGGCCGCAACGATGAGATTGGCTCTTTGATAGAAAGCTACAATCAGATGGTAGATAAGGTTAAAGGCATAATCAAAAATGTCACTGAATTTGCAAAGAGTGCAGAAGCTACAGTAAGCAAGTTTACAGAGTCAATAGAGGAAGCAAATAATACATTTACTCAGATAGCCAAAGCAGTAGAAGAAATAGCGCAAGGCTCTTCTGAACAGGCGAAAGATGCTTCAAATGCAGCAGAAATGGCTCAAAAGATGGGTCAAAACATAGACGAATCTGCAAATTACTTTAAAGCTGTTGAAGAGTCTACAAACAATGCCAATAGGGTAAGCCAAAACGGCATAGAGACCATAAATTCACTTAAGGAGAAGACGGCAGAGACGAAAAACTCCATCGACAGCGTCGTGACAGAAATAAATGAATTGCAGTCTAACTCAAGGCAGATAGAGAAGATCATAGAAGTAATCACAGGTATATCCGATCAGACAAACTTGCTGGCTTTAAACGCAGCTATTGAGGCTGCAAGAGCTGGTGAAGCAGGTAAAGGATTTGCGGTCGTAGCTGAAGAAGTGAGAAACTTGGCTGAACAGTCGAGAGAAGCTGCGGCTGAGATAGCGAAGATAATAAGCACCATAAAACAGAAGACAGATGCTACAGTGCAGCAAGCAAGCGCTGTTAAAGAAATAGCCGATGAGCAATCGAATCAAGTTGAAACTACAGCACAAGCGTTTAACGAAATAAAGTCCTCTATTGATACAATAACGAAAAATACTCGAGTCTTGAATGATGCTGTAGCAGGTCTTACTGAGTACAAAAATGAGATAATATCATCAATTGAGAATATATCTGCAGTTTCAGAGGAAACTGCTGCATCGACGGAAGAGGTATCGGCATCAACAGAGGAGCAGTCTAAGTTTATACAAGACATAAAAGATAATCTTGAAGGCTTATTGGTTACTGTAAGAGAGCTTGACAAGGAGCTTTCAAAGATCACCGTCTCATAA